Part of the Brassica rapa cultivar Chiifu-401-42 unplaced genomic scaffold, CAAS_Brap_v3.01 Scaffold1058, whole genome shotgun sequence genome, TTCCTTTTTCAAATCCTGCTGCCGCTGCCCAAGCTCTTCCCGCATTCCATAAATGACCCACGAATAGGAAGAATCCTAGAACAAAATGAGAGGTAGATAACCAACTTCTTGGAGAGACGTAATTGACTGCATTGATCTCAGTAGCTACGCCCCCTACAGAATTTAAGGAACCTAAAGGAGCATGAGTCATATATTCTGCAGAACGTCGTTCTTGCCAAGGTTGTATGTCTTTTTTCAACCTACTTAAGTCCAAACCATTAGGACCCCTTAAAGGTTCTAACCAGGGAGCACGCAGATCCCAAAAACGCATTGTTTCTCCTCCAAAAATAACTTCTCCAGTCGGGAAACGCATTAAGTATTTACCTAAACCTGTAGGTCCTTGAGCAGACCCCACGTTAGCTCCAAGACGTTGGTCTCTAACTAGAAAAGTAAATGCTTGAGCTTGAGAAGCTTCTGGCCCTGTAGGTCCGTAAAATTCACTAGGGTAAGCAATATGATAAATACCGCCAAAGCCCAAAACTGCAGAAGAAATTAAGTGAAGTACTCCAGATACAAAGTATGGAAAGGTGTCTATAACATCTCCCCCAGGACCTACCCCCCAGCCTAAAGTGGAAGTAAAATCAATCCTTGTTCATACATGGGCTTTTCATGTACAAAATGAGCCACTTCAAATAAGTTCATTGCTCCGGCCCAGAATACGATTAATCCGGCATGGGCTACATGAGCTCCCAATAGTTTACCAGATAAATTGATAAGTCGGGCATTCCTGGCCCACCAAGCGAAACCAGTGGTTTCTTGGTCACGGCCAGCTAAAGCTAAAGTTCCATTAAAGAGCGTTTCCACGTGGTAGAACCTCCTCAGGGAATATAAGGTTTTCATGAGGCTGATCTTGAGCCGCCATCCAAGCGTGAATACCTTcgtttaaaagaatatttttagtATAGAAAGTCTCAAATTCCGGATCTTCCGCTACACGGATTTCCTGGGAAACGAAGTCATAGGCACGTAGGTTCAAAGCTAGACCGACTACTCCAAGAGCACTCATCCATAAACCAGTTACTGGTACAAATAACATAAAGAAATGTAACCAACGTTTATTGGAAAAAGCAACCCCAAAGATTTGTGACCAAAAGCGGTTAGCGGTGACCATTGAATAAGTTTCTTCGGCTTGAGTTGGGTTAAAAGCACAGAATGTATTTgcaccatcaccatcatcaaATAAAGTATTTTCTACAGTAGCACCATGAATAGCGCATAAAAGAGCCGCGCCCAGTACACCAGCGACTCCCATCATATGAAATGGGTTCAATTTCCAATTATGAAACCCTTGGAAAAAGAGGATTAATCGAAATATAGCCGCTACACCAAAACTAGGCGCAAAGAACCAAGCAGATTGACCTAGTGGATAAATTAGAAAGACAGAAACAAAAACAGCAATTGGACCAGAGAATGCGATTGCATTATAAGGTCGCAATTGAACAGATCGAGCAAGTTCAAATTAACGTAACATAAAACCTATTAATGCGAAAGCACCATGGAGAGTAACAAAAGCCCACAGACCGCCTAATTGACACCAACGAGTAAAATCTCCTTGTGCTTCAGGACCCCCACAGTAACAACAAAGAATGCGCTAAACTATTAGCAGGAGTAGAAACTGCAGCGGTTAAAAAATTGTAACCTTCTAAATAGGAACTAGCCAATCCATGAGTATACGATGAAGTTACAAAGGTTGTACCTGTGAACCAACCCCCCAAAGAGAAATAGGCACAAGGAAAGAGCAATAGACCAGACCAACCTACAAAAACGAAGCGGTCCCTCCGTAACCAGTCATccataatatcaaataaatatttttcgtCTTTGgtactaagagattcccataatcgGAATCCAATGAATCGACCCAGATCATATGGATCCTGATCATGATCCGGCCAAGGCCATGGACATCACccctgaaccggccaaggccatggTTCTGTGCTATCAAGTCTTCAGCGTATGCTCCCCTGGAGCCAAGTCCTCTCATGGACTAataatgcccatcagatcctaaatcaatcaaccaaccaccctacATGACTCAAAACTGATAAGTCTT contains:
- the LOC117131579 gene encoding photosystem II D2 protein-like, which gives rise to MQDRKPIAYFSEKLGGATLNYPTYDQELYALVRALLTCALPITGLWMSALGVVGLALNLRAYDFVSQEIRVAEDPEFETFYTKNILLNEGIHAWMAAQDQPHENLIFPEEVLPRGNAL